A section of the Macadamia integrifolia cultivar HAES 741 chromosome 9, SCU_Mint_v3, whole genome shotgun sequence genome encodes:
- the LOC122088079 gene encoding protein EXORDIUM-like 5, producing MSIIRLLTFFLFLSFHSNCFQVSASSSPTSQTLDLNRPEYINPKFPPSTLSTSKKFEGSSNLVHLRYHMGPVLSSPVNIYLIWYGQWNPSQKLLIKDFLLSISANHRVAPSPSVSEWWHTVSLYTDQTGANISRSVVIAREYIDHHYSHGTHLTRLSIQEVIDNAVRSAPFQVDHKNGIYLVLTSNDVTVQDFCRAVCGFHYFTFPSMVGHTLPYAWVGNSGKQCPEVCAYPFAVPGYMGGSGPGALSPPNGDVGVDGMISVIGHELAELASNPLVNAWYAGEDPTAPTEIGDLCEGLYGTGGGGGYIGQVMRDRGGRTYNLNGRRGRKFLVQWVWSPVKQACAGPNALD from the coding sequence ATGTCTATAATTCGTCTtcttacattttttctttttctttccttccactCAAATTGCTTCCAAGTCagtgcatcttcttccccaactTCTCAAACCCTAGACCTTAATCGGCCGGAGTACATCAACCCAAAGTTCCCACCTTCAACCCTCTCCACCTCCAAGAAGTTTGAGGGTTCCTCAAACCTCGTCCACCTCCGCTACCACATGGGTCCAGTCCTCTCCTCCCCAGTAAACATCTACCTCATCTGGTACGGACAATGGAACCCTTCCCAGAAGCTCCTTATCAAGGACTTCCTCCTCTCCATCTCAGCCAACCACCGTGTCGCTCCTTCTCCGTCCGTCTCCGAATGGTGGCACACCGTCTCCCTCTACACCGATCAGACCGGCGCCAACATCTCGCGCTCCGTCGTCATTGCCCGTGAGTACATCGATCACCACTACTCCCATGGGACCCACCTCACTCGTCTCTCCATCCAGGAAGTCATCGATAATGCTGTTAGGTCCGCACCCTTCCAGGTAGATCACAAGAACGGCATCTACTTGGTCTTAACCTCTAACGATGTCACCGTTCAGGACTTTTGTCGAGCAGTTTGTGGTTTCCATTACTTCACCTTCCCTTCCATGGTGGGTCACACGCTGCCATACGCCTGGGTAGGTAACTCAGGAAAGCAGTGCCCTGAGGTGTGTGCCTACCCGTTTGCGGTGCCTGGGTACATGGGTGGTAGTGGTCCTGGGGCTTTGTCGCCGCCGAATGGGGATGTTGGGGTGGATGGTATGATCAGCGTGATTGGGCATGAATTGGCGGAGTTGGCTTCAAATCCGCTTGTAAATGCCTGGTATGCGGGGGAGGACCCGACTGCGCCGACGGAGATTGGGGATTTGTGTGAGGGGTTGTATGGGACTGGTGGGGGTGGTGGGTATATTGGGCAGGTGATGCGGGACAGAGGTGGGAGGACCTATAATCTCAatggaaggagagggagaaagttTTTGGTGCAGTGGGTTTGGAGTCCAGTTAAGCAGGCATGTGCTGGGCCTAATGCTTTGGACTGA